A region of Pleionea litopenaei DNA encodes the following proteins:
- the purM gene encoding phosphoribosylformylglycinamidine cyclo-ligase, whose translation MSEQTNKPSLSYKDAGVDIDAGNALVERIKGVAKRTRRPEVMAGLGGFGAMFELPSGYREPVLVSGTDGVGTKLRLAMDAGIHNTIGIDLVAMCVNDLIVGGAEPLFFLDYYATGKLDVDIAADVVDGIGKGCELSGCALVGGETAEMPGMYEGSDYDLAGFCVGIVEKSDILDGSKVAAGDHIIALGSSGPHSNGYSLIRKIIEVSGADLSMSFEGTTLGQALLEPTRIYVKPLLELIKQFSVHGLAHITGGGFLENIPRILPENTQARVDTKSWQLPPVFQWLQDNGNVELTEMYRTFNCGVGMIVIVPADQSSAAIEALNQAGENAWLLGHIEAQQGEHQVVMA comes from the coding sequence GTGTCTGAACAAACCAACAAACCTTCTCTAAGTTATAAAGATGCTGGCGTCGATATCGATGCAGGAAACGCTCTGGTTGAACGCATTAAAGGCGTCGCGAAGCGCACTCGTCGGCCTGAAGTTATGGCTGGCTTAGGCGGCTTCGGCGCTATGTTTGAACTTCCGTCAGGCTACCGTGAACCCGTGTTGGTCTCAGGGACCGATGGCGTGGGAACCAAACTTCGATTGGCCATGGACGCAGGCATTCATAACACCATTGGTATCGACTTAGTGGCCATGTGTGTGAACGATTTAATTGTTGGTGGTGCAGAACCCTTATTCTTCTTAGATTACTACGCAACTGGTAAGCTCGACGTTGATATTGCTGCTGATGTCGTTGATGGCATTGGTAAGGGATGTGAACTTAGTGGATGCGCCCTGGTTGGCGGTGAAACAGCAGAAATGCCCGGTATGTATGAAGGTAGCGATTATGACCTCGCGGGTTTTTGTGTGGGTATCGTCGAAAAAAGTGACATTCTCGATGGCTCTAAAGTCGCGGCAGGCGACCACATCATTGCGTTAGGTTCAAGCGGCCCGCATTCCAATGGCTACTCATTAATTCGTAAGATTATCGAAGTGTCAGGTGCTGATCTAAGCATGAGCTTTGAAGGTACGACTTTAGGTCAAGCCTTACTTGAACCCACTCGCATTTATGTGAAGCCTTTGCTCGAGCTGATTAAGCAGTTTAGCGTACACGGATTAGCTCACATTACTGGCGGCGGTTTCCTAGAAAACATACCTCGTATTTTGCCAGAAAATACACAGGCTCGTGTTGATACTAAAAGTTGGCAGTTACCGCCGGTTTTTCAGTGGCTGCAAGACAATGGAAACGTTGAGTTAACTGAAATGTACCGCACCTTTAACTGTGGTGTTGGTATGATTGTTATTGTCCCTGCTGATCAAAGCTCTGCAGCGATTGAAGCCTTAAATCAAGCCGGAGAAAACGCTTGGTTACTTGGCCACATTGAAGCACAGCAAGGCGAACATCAAGTTGTAATGGCGTAG
- the purN gene encoding phosphoribosylglycinamide formyltransferase, which produces MSQHAFRVVVLISGAGSNLQALIDQQTNQQLPIEIVGVLSNRPNAGGLSIAQSAGIATAVVDHTTFGDRQDYDNQVAQAILTWQPDLVVLAGYMRIMSAGLVRQFEGKMINIHPSLLPKYPGLNTHKKALEAGDTEHGSSVHFVTEELDGGPVIAQIKTPINHDDTEQTLVERIKRLEHTLYPRVVKWLAEGEVTYREGKAWRNEQLIKEPQLIED; this is translated from the coding sequence ATGAGTCAGCACGCCTTTCGCGTAGTGGTACTGATTTCTGGGGCAGGCAGTAATTTGCAAGCCTTGATTGACCAACAAACCAATCAGCAGTTGCCAATTGAGATCGTCGGAGTTCTAAGCAACCGCCCCAATGCTGGCGGCTTAAGCATTGCTCAATCGGCCGGTATCGCCACAGCGGTGGTCGATCACACAACTTTCGGCGACCGCCAGGACTACGACAACCAAGTCGCACAAGCCATTTTAACGTGGCAACCTGACTTGGTCGTCCTGGCTGGGTATATGCGCATCATGAGCGCCGGTTTAGTACGACAGTTTGAAGGTAAAATGATCAATATTCACCCTTCTTTGTTGCCCAAATACCCGGGCCTAAACACCCATAAAAAAGCCCTCGAAGCTGGAGATACTGAACACGGTTCCAGTGTTCACTTCGTTACCGAAGAACTCGATGGTGGACCGGTGATCGCGCAAATTAAGACACCAATAAACCATGACGACACGGAACAAACCTTGGTAGAACGCATCAAACGGCTAGAGCACACGCTTTACCCAAGGGTTGTAAAGTGGCTCGCTGAAGGTGAAGTGACTTATCGAGAAGGCAAAGCGTGGCGCAACGAACAACTTATCAAGGAACCACAACTCATCGAAGACTGA
- a CDS encoding GGDEF domain-containing protein: MNIKGQLPRAYPWLRGLQFFAFAWLLFLLLFGYSIAVVTIMVYAAVVCLGFTVVAARLWRRGSREGKYYLISWTPFFLSGALFMLSKIGVAYWEPVIARLMQFAAVFQLIVYFYYQSSTFAEQTKVLLEKKDEALALEKNYSAKLQQEVDDQSTALSRANEQLQQLNTIDALSGAYNRRFFNLEYPRESKRAIRQKSVLSLLVIDIDRFTRINDLYGHLSGDKAIRQLSEVISSIAKRDTDWIARFNADRFVVILPHTPLTYADQLAEKIANESEQLKIHDKDGNAIEYTICIGISSDLPSDEHDPSYLLEQAEQALILAKRRGAGRIWIYEKDPT, encoded by the coding sequence ATGAACATCAAAGGGCAATTACCTCGAGCTTATCCTTGGCTAAGAGGGCTTCAGTTTTTTGCGTTTGCATGGTTGCTGTTTTTATTGTTGTTCGGTTACTCCATCGCGGTCGTTACCATTATGGTTTATGCCGCCGTTGTTTGTTTAGGTTTTACGGTGGTCGCTGCTCGGTTATGGCGACGTGGAAGTCGAGAAGGAAAATATTATTTAATTTCTTGGACTCCGTTTTTTCTTTCGGGTGCCTTGTTCATGTTAAGTAAAATAGGTGTCGCTTATTGGGAACCCGTGATCGCACGATTAATGCAGTTTGCTGCTGTGTTTCAATTGATTGTTTATTTTTATTACCAAAGTTCCACCTTTGCTGAGCAGACGAAAGTGTTGTTAGAGAAAAAAGACGAAGCGCTCGCGTTAGAAAAAAATTACTCTGCGAAATTACAACAAGAAGTGGATGACCAATCGACTGCATTGTCGCGAGCCAATGAACAGTTACAACAGTTAAATACCATTGATGCGCTTTCGGGCGCATACAATCGCCGGTTTTTTAACCTCGAGTATCCAAGAGAGAGCAAACGAGCCATTCGTCAAAAGTCAGTTCTGAGTCTGTTGGTGATTGATATTGATCGTTTTACGCGCATTAATGATTTGTACGGTCATTTGTCGGGTGATAAAGCGATTCGACAATTATCCGAAGTTATTTCTTCGATCGCCAAACGCGATACCGATTGGATCGCGAGATTTAATGCCGATCGATTTGTGGTAATTTTGCCACATACACCCTTGACTTATGCCGATCAGTTAGCTGAAAAAATAGCCAATGAAAGTGAGCAATTAAAAATTCATGACAAAGATGGTAATGCTATTGAGTACACCATTTGTATTGGCATCAGTTCTGATTTGCCCTCTGATGAACATGACCCTTCTTACCTATTAGAACAAGCTGAGCAAGCATTAATACTGGCCAAGCGGCGAGGAGCAGGACGCATTTGGATCTACGAAAAAGATCCGACTTAA
- a CDS encoding substrate-binding domain-containing protein has translation MAGKTDLAMSSRKIKAQELDDLNTKFPGLELAEFEHIIAYDALAIIVHPDNPVNSVTLEQLAQIYSGQVSNWQDLGGADLPIQVLARDDNSGTYDTFKSLVLKPFEGKLISSAGRYESSKALADQVLSNAGAIGFVGISHTAETKVVSIASAQGADGIAPTKYTIGTEDYPLSRKLYLYYPPQQDIALAKAFIEFATHEQGQKLASEADLISFFPTTSRPRLETHDLSREYANLAMYGRRLSVTLRLEQAEMDAKTRRDLSRLIGYQQQNPHNRLVLAGFWDDPKMSKQSAQRMTQWIDAIKQALKAAEVEPWVVQGGFLPIENNQLEQGKALNRRVEVWVL, from the coding sequence ATTGCAGGTAAAACCGATTTAGCCATGTCTTCGCGTAAAATAAAGGCTCAAGAACTGGACGATTTGAACACTAAATTTCCAGGCTTAGAGTTAGCAGAATTTGAACACATTATTGCCTACGATGCGCTGGCGATCATTGTTCATCCAGACAATCCGGTGAACAGCGTAACATTGGAGCAACTGGCGCAAATTTATTCCGGTCAAGTCTCCAATTGGCAAGACCTTGGCGGCGCTGATTTACCCATTCAGGTATTGGCTCGAGATGATAATTCAGGGACCTACGACACATTCAAGTCATTGGTACTAAAACCTTTCGAAGGAAAACTAATTAGCTCAGCAGGTCGCTATGAATCATCGAAAGCGTTAGCCGATCAAGTTCTTAGCAATGCCGGAGCAATAGGGTTTGTCGGCATTTCTCATACGGCTGAAACGAAAGTGGTATCTATTGCAAGCGCTCAAGGAGCCGATGGCATCGCGCCCACCAAATACACCATAGGTACAGAAGACTACCCGTTATCGCGAAAATTGTATTTGTATTATCCGCCTCAGCAAGATATTGCCTTAGCTAAAGCATTTATTGAGTTTGCAACGCACGAGCAAGGCCAAAAGCTTGCCAGTGAGGCGGATTTGATTTCCTTTTTCCCGACCACCAGTCGGCCCCGTCTCGAAACGCACGATCTCTCGCGGGAATACGCGAATCTGGCAATGTATGGTCGGCGTTTGTCGGTAACTTTGCGCTTAGAACAAGCGGAGATGGATGCGAAGACGCGGCGTGATTTATCGCGATTGATCGGCTACCAGCAACAAAATCCGCATAATCGTCTCGTTTTAGCTGGGTTTTGGGATGATCCTAAAATGTCCAAGCAAAGTGCCCAACGAATGACGCAATGGATCGATGCCATTAAGCAGGCGTTGAAAGCCGCGGAAGTTGAGCCATGGGTGGTGCAAGGCGGCTTTTTACCAATAGAAAACAATCAGTTGGAACAAGGAAAAGCCTTGAATCGACGAGTTGAGGTTTGGGTATTGTAA